DNA sequence from the Vicia villosa cultivar HV-30 ecotype Madison, WI linkage group LG3, Vvil1.0, whole genome shotgun sequence genome:
AAACTATGACAGAGAAACAGCAAGCACAGGAAGATCCTGGTGAGATTGATGAAGGTAAAATAGGCTCTTAGTTATCTAACCGAAAATTGCTTGTGTGGATTTTGCATTTCATGTATTGTAAAACTGTCCCAGAGGAATAACAGTTATAGCACTTGTTTTTCTTTGGGCTTTAAAGTTTTCTTCTATTTCTGTACAGTTGTTATCACAATTAATAGGGCTATAAACCTTTAAATAAATATAGTTAACAAACTCTATTTCTTTCAGAGAATACCCAGGACCCTGTTGAAGATGAGCAACAATTGGTTCGAGTCAAGGAGTGGCTCAACTGTTGTCACTTGGATACCATTGATCTTACTGACGTTCTATCAAATTTTCCAGACATCTCAGTGGTAACCACCTTTTCCCCTTGACTATTCAGATTCTGGTTTTGCTGGTCCATTTTAAGATTATGGCCTACCTGCAATTTTAGTTCCTATTGTCCTCACCTTTTGTTAAATATAATTACAATTGAATTGTTTTACTTGCAGGTTCTGACTGAAGGTAGGAACTTCAATTATCATGTTCAATGTGCTGCGGTTTTCATGCTTTTCAATACTCTGTTGCTCTTGCTTGATTTTGTTTGGTTCTTTAGAGATCATGGACAACCTTGTCAAGGAAGGAGTGCTATCAAAAAAAGGGAATGACACCTATGCTATTATTAACAAGGACAAGGTTAATATTTTCACTTAGTTGAACAAACTTCGATTCTACTAATCTTTTTATATCTCTTTATTTATGATTGAATTTTATTGTCAGAAATCTGAATTTGAATTCACGGACGTGAAAGAAGAAACTGATGGTCAAATTCCTCCAGTCCCTGATAGAGGTTTGCAGGGTGAAGATCTCATCTACATGAAGGTGAgttttaatttttccttttttttttccttcttcgtTTAATAGATATTTCTGAAGATCTTAGCTGACTTGTAAATTGTAATTATGCAACCTTGTCACAACATCTAGTGCTCAACAGCTTAAGTATAAAGGTGATGTTTCTTAGCCCAAAGGAAAGTATACTCTATTTAACCTTGGGCTAGAgattgaatgaattgattccatattcaaattagattttatttattgctCATTGTGAAATGTACCTTATATCTATATAAAAAATCCTGCATCATCTTAAGAGCTAGGAGATGGAGTCTGTAATCAGTAAGCAAAACGATGTATAATCATGGATCTCTTAAACCGCTTCCTTATGATAGGCGTCATTTGGTTATATGACTTCTTATCTATCTTAGAAGTTAGAACTATTCCTGTCATAGTATTAGTATATATTAATTAGTTATAAATATTTCAGGCTCTCTACTATACTCTTCCGTTGGCTTATGTATCGGTCCCAAAGCTTCAAAGCTCCTTCCAGGGAGAAGTAAGCCAAGCTGCAGCAAGAAAGATAATTGATAAAATGACCCGGGATGGGTTTGTTGAACCTAAAGGCAACAAAAGACTAGGTAAGAACTTAACAATCAATTAAAAGTCCTACTCTTTTTGTCTTCTGTTTTTGATTACTCTTATAACTTCTGTATATCAGGAAAACGTGTGATCCATTCTGAGTTGACCCAGAGAAAATTCATCGAGGTCCAAAAAGCTTTAGGTGCTGCTGAAGCTATGGTAATAACTGTGGAGCATTTTGGATTTATTAATTATATCATCGTTATGTTTACCAATCAAGTTTTAAAATTTACAGGATGTTGATGACTGTGGACCAAATATCAATTCCAAACAAACTGGTTACCGTATAAATGGTAAAGGCTGTCAATATTTTATATCCTACCTCAAACTCTGCCTAGCTTTTTAGTATAGATGATACTTAGTCACTAGTCAGCTTATATCTATCATATGCTTGCTTTCTTGGTAATCAGGAAGCAACCGAGACATCTCAACATGCGGAGTTCTCCACTCGATTGGATCAGATTTAACACGAATGAAAGTGACATCTGATACAGATAATGCTGACTCCATGAGTGGACCAAACATGCCAAAGGCAAAAGAGCCAGGGAGCACCCCGATAAGCAGGGCTGGGGTAAGTTATTTATTGACTGATTAAGTTTTCAGATTTTGCAATTTGCAACGCTAGCTTCTGTTGTTGAATGTTCACATGTAACTGATGATGTAAATTATTCTTGAATTATTACAGCCAGTTGCTTCAAGAGAGAGTTTTGCGCACAGGAAAGAGATCAGCACAGCAAATGCAAGTGGAATTGCAAATGAAGGAGACGCTGATACAATTATCTGCAGTAAATCGTCCCAGGACAAGCGCCCCAGGAAAACAAGCGCTGTAAACTCTGGCTTCCTTATTCCTTACACTGACCCTATATTAATATTGAGAGAAGTCTTTGTGTAATTTGGAAATGTTTTATCCTTCCATTGCAGGTCAAGGAACCTATCCATCAAAATATGAAGCGTCAGAAATCGCAGGCTACATGAATCTGATTTGTGGATCGCGCAGTATTTGTAGATGACAAACAAAAACTGATACGCATCTCAAACTTATATACCGTACAATTAAGCATTTGGCAATGCATACAGACGTAGAAATTAAGCTTTGCTGGAAAAACATTTTGTTTGCTTTCCTTGTTGATTTTTATGTAACTGGCATATGCTAAGTATTGCACTTTTACTTCATGGATTCTTACAAATTTTAGTTTATAAGACTCTTCCCACATCTTCCGGCTTTTTCTAATTGTTGTAGTTTCCTCATTTTCCATTTCATTATGCGGGTTGCAATTTATTATACTTTGAGAAATTACTAATTATCCGTAActcaaataaattccataaaaacTTATGAACTAAGAAAGGTTTGGTTGGATGGAGGAACCTGTCAGAGCTGAATCTTTATTTAGGTAATCAAAACTGAAAATTGATAGCTATGTTGGGTATAATGAAGTGCAATTTGAAGCACTAAGAATGTGAGAAATCCAAAAGGGAGAAATGAAAACAAAAGCTACCGAACTTGGAACAGAGGAAAACCTATTTAGGTTCTTATTATGATCATGATGATCAATGTCAAAAGATGCCAAATACAAATGAGAGGTAAATATGCAATATATATGAGGAGTGTTGAATATATAAATAAACTAGTACAATTTAACAAGTTATCGGATCAATAAACCGAATCTATACCAGAGGAAAAAAAAACTCCAACATGAGTTCTGATAATTATACTTTATGTCATCACTCATACTATAATGCAAACGTTGGTCTATCTGAGTTACAATTTTGCATGTCCATGTTTTTCATGCAATCCAAAtccaatattaatattttaaaataattggaaGTTTTTATGGATGATATTATAGTTTTATAATAAGTTTAATATCAAATGCAATTATGTCTTCATATGGATTTTTAAGTCAAATGAATTTCATGTCTGAATGCTTTTGATTATTTTAAGAAACTTGGTCAACTAGTTTGTTATTCTAGACATAGAAATGGATTCGTACATGCAAATTTGACCCCTCAAAATACTCAATACGCATAGCGTGGCTACACAGTCGCGCAACTTCGAAGACTGTTTTCAAATTCAGAGAAACCGCCACGTGGCACGTGGAAATACCTAGTATGGTCTAGAAAGATCCCAAGGAGTCGGTGTAAATGTGGGGTCTACCTTGACGTACATAGAATggtgttttgtttttaatttgttGTTGTGACAAAAGGATGAGATTTAGATGATCATATAAGCCGCCCCGTGCCCGAGtttcaatcaatctcaaaagcaAGTTGAAAATATTCTCTCCAATTCTATTCGTCACCGTTGTTTCACTCTATTCTGTGTGCCTTTCGATTTGCAGTCTAAGTTATAGCTGTTTAATTATAAACATATTTGAACTCCATTAACAAACAAGTTCCATTACAGACAAACAAAGCAATGGAAACCTACGAGGTAGTTACCATGATTACtttatcttttttgcttttctaagGTGTGAAACAACCCTTGATTTTTTATGTGTATGCAGGTAAAAGGGAATACTGAGAACAAGAACCAAGATCTAAAACGCCTTGGGTTTGTGAAGATCGCTGCTATTCACACTTACGCGTTTGCCTCATATCTGTATGAATCCGCAAAGAAGAACTCAGGGTCTTTGAGATCGGCTGTTGAAACGGTAGAGGGAGCAGTAACCACTGTTATTGGTCCTGTCTACAACAAATTCAAGGATGTCCCTGATGATGTCCTAGTTTTTGTTGACAACAAGGTAATTCTCTCGATTAATAGTTTAATTTAGACTAAATCGGTGTTTTATTTGTATGTTTTTATTGAAAACAAGCTAGCTTTtgtatcttaatttttttttatacccTTCTTCACATCATTTGTTTGATATAGCTATTTTATTATAGATCTATAAGGAACTTTGACATAATACTCTGATTAAAACACACCACTTTGTGAAAAAAGTGAACATGATCTAGTATTCAAACATATTCTAGTCCGTGTTCTTCGATTTTCATGATAATGTTTGAATGAATTATTTggttttggtcccttaatttatCAAGCGATCTGTGGCTGAGCTAACCAACTTGCACACATATATGATATGTGAAGGTGGATGAAGCTACTCACAAGTTCAACGAACATGCTCCTACTATTGCTAAGCAGCTTGCAGACAAAACCAAAACTTTGATTCAGAAAGCGACACATGAAGCAGGGAAAGCTGTGAATGTGGCTCAATCTGAAGGACCACGAGCAGCTGTACAGTATGTTGCTACAGAATCCAAGAATTTGCTGCTAATCAATTCAGTGAAGCTGTGGGCTGGACTCAACCAATTTCCACCATTCCATGCAGTTGCAGAAATGGCTATTCCAACCGCCGCTCACTGGTCTGAGAAATACAACCATGTAATCAAGGCAATGGCTGAAAAGGGCTATAGTTTTGTTGGTTATTTGCCTTTGATACCCGTTGATGATATATCTAAGGCATTTAAGCAGGGACAAGGTAATTTGAAAGGAGATGGAGAGGTTTCAGTGGAAAAGAAACTAGAATAATCTTGTTCTGTTTGAGTTTTAATTACTCATATACAAAATGCTTTAAGTGACTTTGTTTTCAGAGTTGAAACAATTTAGGCCTAGTTGTGGCTATCTATGTTTGAAGTTAGTAAGATCTTCTTGTAATTAATCCATAGTGATAGTAATGATGTAAATGTGCGATAAATGGTTATGAAGTTTTCTTAGTTTTGTTTATGACATGTACTATTGGCTATGAAGTCTAATTATAATGTTTTTTGTTTATGACATGTACTATTGGCTATGAAGTCTAATTATAATGTTTACAGAACTGTATCACATTTGCAATAATAGTGGTTGAATTGTCTTTGTCAATAACACCTGATAAAAATTTGTCGATTAACAAATGTGTATGAAATAAATACAAAATAGGAATTGCCTGCCATTTTTGAAATACTGTCCAGGTTTTGgctgttattgttattattagtgGTTAGGTTGGTTGTGTTTCGATTTGAAATCCGCATAAATGAAGAGTGTACGTGTTGTTTATAAATTACCGGTAGTCTTTTTgtccaatttttattttttttttgtaaagagTGATGCTAATATCATATTGGATTAATATACCAAATGCTTCTCAAATGAATGAGAGCCGTTAGATTACATGGGGCAGTTGTGGATGGAGGTAGGCTTAAACAGTTAACTTTTGTCTTATTGTGATGCTAAACTTTCAGTACAATTTGTTTCCTTTGCTATTTGACAATATGTTTGAAGTTTTAGTGCATAGTGTTTCAAATTACTTTTACATTTTTCAATTGTCTTTTAAATATTAGTTTGTAAACATTAAATGCATATAAAAATTTGATATCCGACAAAAAGTGAGATAGCAAAAATCCCCTCCAACCTAGAAGTCGAGTTGTGTTTTGTCGCGAAGTCACGAGCTCAACAAGTAGGTGAATTCGGTAAATGAATGATTTTATCTAGAGTGAAGAATTCGCGAAGTCACAAGTTCAACAAGTAGGTGAATTCGGTAGATGAATGATTTTATCTAGAGTGAAGAATTCGCGAAGTCACGAGCTCAACAAGTAGGTGAATTCGGTAGATGAATGATTTTATCTAGAGAAGAATTCGATAGGAAACATATGTTGAACAAGTCAGTTAGTTAGCTTTTTATATGAATATTAATAGTTACCACTTTTTTACATGAATATTCAATAGTTACCACTTTtacatagattttttttttgtcttttcctTGAGTTATTTTATATTCCAACAAAT
Encoded proteins:
- the LOC131661530 gene encoding meiosis-specific protein ASY1 gives rise to the protein MVVAQKLKEAEITEQDSLLLTRNLLRIAIFNISYIRGLFPEKYFNDKSVPALEMKIKKLLPVDAESRRLIDWMEKGVYDALQKKYLKTLLFCVCEAVDGPMIEEYAFSFSYSDSDKQEVSMNINRTGSKKQGGAFKCNSATDITPQQMKSSACKMIRTLVQLMRTLEKMPEERTILMKLLYYDDVTPADYEPPFFRECSEEEANHLWVKNPLKMEVGNVNSKHFVLALKVKSVLDPCEDDNEVIQDDMSDDSMQNNEYYDTDSEVAHSQGDQYIVAPIEKQQAQEDPGEIDEENTQDPVEDEQQLVRVKEWLNCCHLDTIDLTDVLSNFPDISVVLTEEIMDNLVKEGVLSKKGNDTYAIINKDKKSEFEFTDVKEETDGQIPPVPDRGLQGEDLIYMKALYYTLPLAYVSVPKLQSSFQGEVSQAAARKIIDKMTRDGFVEPKGNKRLGKRVIHSELTQRKFIEVQKALGAAEAMDVDDCGPNINSKQTGYRINGSNRDISTCGVLHSIGSDLTRMKVTSDTDNADSMSGPNMPKAKEPGSTPISRAGPVASRESFAHRKEISTANASGIANEGDADTIICSKSSQDKRPRKTSAVKEPIHQNMKRQKSQAT
- the LOC131661529 gene encoding REF/SRPP-like protein At1g67360, producing METYEVKGNTENKNQDLKRLGFVKIAAIHTYAFASYLYESAKKNSGSLRSAVETVEGAVTTVIGPVYNKFKDVPDDVLVFVDNKVDEATHKFNEHAPTIAKQLADKTKTLIQKATHEAGKAVNVAQSEGPRAAVQYVATESKNLLLINSVKLWAGLNQFPPFHAVAEMAIPTAAHWSEKYNHVIKAMAEKGYSFVGYLPLIPVDDISKAFKQGQGNLKGDGEVSVEKKLE